In a genomic window of Magnolia sinica isolate HGM2019 chromosome 14, MsV1, whole genome shotgun sequence:
- the LOC131226094 gene encoding pectin acetylesterase 12-like, which translates to MKLLWVLALVGLVTMRWADGFEELNVTEISYVEAYGVSIRPLMVGLTLIQGAAAKGAVCLDGTLPAYHLHRGYGSGANSWLILLEGGGWCNDIRNCVYRKTTRRGSSNYMEKQIPFTGILSNKAEENPDFFNWNRVKVRYCDGASFTGDSQNEAAKLYFRGQRIWSAAMEDLMSKGMRYANQALLSGCSAGGLASILHCDEFRELFPGRTKVKCLSDAGLFLDAIDVSGGRTLRSIFGGVVSLQGVGRNLPQTCTSHMDTISCFFPQNLVANVRTPLFLLNAAYDSWQIQASLAPTSADPRGVWRECKLNHARCDGSQIQFLQGFRNQMLNALKGFSVPKKNGLFINSCFAHCQTERQDTWFADDSPILGNKGIAQSVGDWYFDRTGVKAIDCPYPCDKTCHNLVFK; encoded by the exons ATGAAGCTTTTGTGGGTTTTGGCTCTTGTTGGGCTGGTGACGATGAGATGGGCTGATGGTTTTGAAGAGTTGAATGTGACTGAGATTTCATATGTGGAAGCTTATGGTGTTTCCATCAGGcctttgatggtgggcctcactcttaTTCAAGGAGCTGCTGCAAAAGGAGCCG TCTGTTTGGATGGAACACTACCTGCTTACCACCTGCATAGAGGGTATGGATCAGGAGCAAACAGTTGGCTCATCCTATTGGAG GGAGGAGGCTGGTGCAATGACATCAGAAATTGTGTTTATCGCAAGACAACTCGACGTGGTTCATCAAATTACATGGAAAAGCAGATACCCTTTACTGGAATTTTGAGCAATAAGGCTGAGGAAAATCCTG ATTTTTTCAATTGGAATCGAGTCAAGGTTCGATATTGTGATGGTGCATCTTTCACCGGCGATAGTCAAAACGAG GCTGCAAAACTTTATTTTCGAGGGCAGCGGATCTGGTCAGCTGCCATGGAAGATCTAATGTCAAAGGGAATGCGTTATGCCAACCAG GCTCTTCTTTCCGGATGCTCTGCTGGGGGTTTAGCATCTATACTACACTGCGATGAGTTTCGGGAACTATTCCCCGGAAGAACTAAAGTCAAGTGCCTCAGTGATGCCGGGTTATTCCTTGACGC GATCGATGTATCTGGTGGGCGTACTCTAAGATCTATCTTTGGAGGTGTAGTAAGTTTACAG GGTGTTGGAAGGAATTTGCCACAGACTTGTACCTCCCACATGGATACGATTTCG TGTTTTtttccacaaaacttggtggcaAATGTCAGGACCCCACTTTTTCTTTTGAACGCAGCATATGACTCATGGCAG ATTCAAGCTAGCTTAGCTCCTACATCAGCTGATCCCCGGGGTGTCTGGCGTGAATGCAAATTAAACCACGCGCGTTGTGATGGATCACAAATCCAATTTCTTCAAG GCTTCAGGAATCAAATGCTCAATGCACTGAAAGGGTTTTCAGTCCCCAAGAAAAATGGTTTGTTTATAAATTCATGTTTCGCTCACTGTCAAACTGAGAGGCAGGACACATGGTTTGCAGATGATTCCCCCATTCTTGGAAACAAG GGAATTGCGCAATCTGTTGGTGACTGGTATTTTGATCGAACTGGAGTAAAGGCGATTGACTGTCCGTACCCTTGTGACAAGACCTGCCACAATCTGGTATTCAAGTGA